One Campylobacter concisus DNA segment encodes these proteins:
- a CDS encoding mechanosensitive ion channel domain-containing protein, with product MKKILVFLLFFFALYAEENATLEQNVSQNLQNSELIKEISNLDNSLKNNIWITRYANYNTYQKLLDELEQNENELKKLDKGSKRGGDLIKRSQTLKEQINLLKEYEKTPFSNMLAAPEMETPPRINSPVALVSGFSYIKKIRSDKIEYQRHIKELDTLLEKLEAKENLLNRLNLIDDSEQNRASLNLVKQEIGDFKAAKQIADTTYSVYEKRADEAINLTTSDIKAQFLSMGYTAIVILLTIGLTFIAKFIVKRTITDNERFYTVNKFLNVLNITVIIIILLFSYIENVTYLVTVLGFASAGIAIAMKDMFMSMLGWMVIMFGGTIHVGDRVRVYHDGSEFVGDVIDISLLRLTVFEDVSYSTYKTNRRAGRIIFVPNNYIFTDLIANYSHYGMKTVWDGIDVVISFDSNHKKAAYLAKNIVKKYSKGYTDIAKRQMNKLRSQYSIKNPNVEPRIYTFFEPYGINISCWYMSNSYATLALRSTISAEIIEAFLAHDDIKIAYPTQTMFIGKKETPSDHVAHAEQEGENI from the coding sequence ATGAAAAAGATCCTAGTTTTTCTACTTTTTTTCTTTGCGCTTTATGCTGAAGAAAACGCTACGCTTGAGCAAAATGTCTCACAAAATTTACAAAATAGCGAGCTTATAAAAGAAATTTCAAACCTAGATAACTCCCTAAAAAACAACATCTGGATCACAAGATACGCCAACTACAATACCTATCAAAAGCTTCTTGATGAGCTAGAGCAAAATGAAAATGAGCTTAAAAAGCTTGATAAAGGCTCAAAAAGAGGTGGCGATCTCATAAAGAGAAGTCAAACTCTAAAAGAGCAGATAAATTTGCTAAAAGAGTATGAGAAAACGCCATTTTCAAATATGCTAGCAGCACCAGAAATGGAGACGCCGCCTAGGATAAATAGCCCAGTTGCGCTAGTATCTGGCTTTTCATACATCAAAAAGATAAGAAGCGACAAGATCGAGTACCAAAGGCACATCAAAGAGCTTGACACCTTGCTTGAAAAGCTTGAAGCAAAAGAAAATTTGCTAAATAGACTAAATTTGATAGATGATAGCGAGCAAAATAGAGCAAGTCTAAACCTTGTAAAACAAGAGATAGGCGACTTCAAAGCAGCAAAACAGATCGCTGATACCACTTATAGCGTCTATGAAAAAAGGGCTGATGAAGCGATAAATTTGACGACCTCTGACATCAAGGCTCAGTTTTTGAGCATGGGCTACACAGCCATCGTCATACTTCTAACGATCGGATTAACATTTATCGCTAAATTTATCGTTAAAAGAACGATCACAGATAACGAGAGATTTTACACGGTCAATAAATTTTTAAACGTGCTAAACATCACAGTTATCATCATAATCCTGCTCTTTTCATACATCGAAAACGTCACATATCTAGTCACCGTGCTAGGTTTTGCCTCAGCTGGTATCGCCATCGCGATGAAGGATATGTTTATGAGTATGCTTGGCTGGATGGTTATCATGTTTGGTGGCACGATCCACGTGGGAGACCGCGTAAGGGTCTATCACGATGGGAGCGAATTTGTAGGCGATGTGATAGACATTTCACTGCTTCGCCTAACAGTTTTTGAAGACGTTAGCTACTCTACCTATAAGACAAACCGCCGTGCAGGCAGGATCATATTTGTGCCAAATAACTACATCTTTACAGACCTCATCGCAAACTACTCGCACTACGGTATGAAGACCGTTTGGGACGGTATAGATGTCGTGATAAGCTTTGATAGCAATCACAAAAAGGCCGCCTATCTAGCAAAAAATATAGTAAAAAAATATTCAAAAGGCTACACTGACATCGCAAAACGCCAGATGAATAAGCTAAGGAGCCAGTACAGCATCAAAAATCCAAATGTAGAGCCAAGAATTTACACATTTTTTGAGCCTTATGGTATCAACATCTCATGCTGGTATATGTCCAACTCATACGCCACGCTCGCTCTAAGAAGCACAATAAGCGCTGAGATAATCGAGGCATTTTTGGCTCACGATGATATAAAGATAGCTTACCCAACACAAACTATGTTTATAGGCAAGAAAGAAACGCCAAGCGATCATGTAGCTCACGCTGAGCAAGAGGGCGAAAATATCTAA
- the aroB gene encoding 3-dehydroquinate synthase, whose amino-acid sequence MQINLKLKEKGSSYKIYINELEKLELKGKVGIVTNAKVAGLHLEKLLSVLKCDEKFIISVPDGEEYKNLTTIEQILEQLFISKFDRASTLIALGGGVISDMTGFAASIYERGINFINIPTTLLAQVDASVGGKTGVNNKFGKNLIGSFYQPKAVFCEINFLKTLPKREFAAGVAEALKMAITFDKEMFDWLKSVNLDDENLAKLVEKSINLKARVVEQDEKEKGLRAILNYGHTFAHVIENETNYKEFLHGEAVAIGMNMANRLSVRLGLMSEAQAEEIKQVLVKFDLPVSYKIENEYAFYEAFFMDKKTKGDKINFIIADKIGSAVIKNDVKKEDVLETLREFK is encoded by the coding sequence ATGCAGATAAATCTAAAACTTAAGGAAAAGGGCTCAAGCTATAAAATTTACATAAATGAGCTTGAGAAGTTGGAGCTAAAAGGCAAGGTTGGCATCGTCACAAATGCCAAAGTAGCTGGGCTTCACCTTGAAAAACTACTTAGCGTTTTAAAGTGCGATGAGAAATTTATCATAAGCGTGCCAGACGGCGAAGAGTATAAAAATTTAACAACGATAGAGCAAATTTTAGAGCAGCTTTTTATTAGTAAATTTGACCGCGCATCTACGCTCATAGCCCTTGGTGGTGGCGTCATAAGCGATATGACCGGCTTTGCGGCAAGCATTTATGAAAGAGGGATAAACTTCATAAATATCCCAACCACGCTTCTAGCACAAGTCGATGCTAGTGTGGGCGGAAAAACGGGCGTAAATAACAAATTTGGTAAAAATTTAATAGGCTCATTTTATCAGCCAAAGGCAGTTTTTTGTGAGATAAATTTCTTAAAAACATTGCCAAAGAGAGAATTTGCAGCTGGCGTGGCTGAGGCTTTAAAAATGGCAATAACTTTTGATAAAGAGATGTTTGACTGGCTAAAGAGCGTAAATTTAGACGATGAAAACTTAGCTAAGCTGGTTGAAAAGTCTATAAATTTAAAGGCTAGAGTGGTCGAGCAAGATGAGAAAGAAAAGGGGTTAAGAGCTATCCTAAACTACGGTCACACCTTTGCTCATGTCATCGAAAATGAGACAAATTACAAGGAATTTTTACACGGCGAAGCAGTGGCGATAGGTATGAATATGGCAAATCGCCTAAGCGTTAGACTAGGTCTCATGAGTGAGGCGCAGGCAGAAGAGATCAAGCAGGTTTTAGTGAAGTTTGATCTGCCTGTAAGCTACAAAATAGAAAATGAATATGCATTTTACGAGGCGTTTTTTATGGATAAAAAGACAAAAGGTGATAAGATAAATTTCATCATCGCAGATAAAATCGGCAGTGCGGTCATCAAAAATGACGTCAAAAAAGAGGACGTTTTAGAAACTTTGAGAGAATTTAAATGA
- a CDS encoding COG3400 family protein, whose amino-acid sequence MKKILIIADGAFARNFLDRLLGAKSNLHHYIVVSSEDLSQKANYENFTFYQFDSTSLSKLKSISDGYFSQFCIVSDNEKEAVVIYENLRQISTKTETIFMNSWELDEKCKETFASDKHLSVVDIRDIAASRLMDYLPDMPVYADNIGFSEGEIMEVKVPIGSSYMYRHISSVAQKKWRIALIYRGNEIILPKPNLMIQPSDILLIVGDPNVLQNVYRSIKRESGQFPSPFGSNIYTLIDMKSMSKERVSKLIEDSLYVHSKLNNKRLIFRVINPTLGENLETLKAIKEKNILVLMDYFNSDNKSIKDDVLKHDIGLIISDDRYFFKFKKLFYELKIPVLKTGKILLSKVKEGVILGDQSQEVENQSAVITDCCAQLDLEMKFYYFDNKHSDDEALKEHFESISTLFSKRIKIENHSLKNPLVKLKGTNDLLHFVMFSKSVANGSAFAFLSTNLNRLYKKLSQNAQLFVPISE is encoded by the coding sequence ATGAAGAAAATTTTAATAATCGCAGATGGAGCTTTTGCAAGAAATTTTTTAGATAGACTTCTTGGAGCAAAATCAAATTTACACCACTATATCGTCGTTTCGAGCGAAGACCTTAGCCAAAAGGCAAATTATGAAAATTTCACATTTTATCAGTTTGACTCAACGAGCCTATCAAAGCTAAAGAGCATAAGCGACGGCTATTTTAGCCAGTTTTGTATCGTGAGCGACAATGAAAAAGAGGCGGTTGTCATTTATGAAAATTTAAGACAGATCAGCACAAAGACAGAGACCATTTTCATGAACTCGTGGGAGCTAGATGAAAAGTGCAAGGAGACTTTCGCGAGCGATAAGCATCTAAGCGTGGTTGATATCAGAGATATCGCGGCTTCAAGGCTTATGGACTATCTGCCAGACATGCCTGTATATGCTGATAATATCGGCTTTAGCGAGGGCGAGATCATGGAGGTTAAGGTGCCTATTGGCAGCTCATATATGTATCGCCATATCAGCTCAGTAGCGCAGAAAAAGTGGCGTATAGCGCTCATTTATAGGGGCAATGAGATCATCTTGCCAAAGCCAAATTTGATGATACAGCCAAGCGACATCTTGCTGATCGTTGGCGATCCAAACGTGCTTCAAAACGTCTATCGCTCAATAAAACGCGAGAGCGGGCAGTTCCCAAGCCCATTTGGTAGCAACATCTACACTTTAATCGATATGAAGTCGATGAGCAAAGAGCGCGTTAGCAAACTCATCGAGGATAGCCTATATGTGCATTCAAAGCTAAATAACAAACGCCTTATCTTTAGGGTGATAAACCCAACTTTAGGCGAAAATTTAGAGACACTAAAGGCGATAAAAGAGAAAAATATCCTTGTTTTGATGGATTATTTTAATAGCGACAATAAATCGATAAAAGATGACGTTTTAAAACACGACATCGGGCTTATCATAAGCGATGATAGATACTTTTTTAAATTTAAAAAGCTATTTTATGAGCTTAAAATCCCAGTGCTAAAAACGGGTAAAATTTTGCTCTCAAAGGTAAAAGAGGGTGTGATACTTGGCGATCAAAGCCAAGAGGTCGAAAATCAATCAGCTGTCATCACAGACTGCTGCGCGCAGCTTGATTTGGAGATGAAATTTTACTATTTTGATAACAAACACAGCGATGATGAGGCGCTAAAAGAGCACTTTGAGAGCATTAGCACGCTTTTTTCAAAGCGCATAAAGATAGAAAATCACAGCCTCAAAAACCCGCTAGTGAAGCTAAAAGGCACAAATGATCTGCTTCATTTTGTGATGTTTAGCAAGAGTGTGGCAAATGGTAGTGCTTTTGCCTTCTTATCGACAAATTTAAATAGACTTTATAAAAAACTAAGCCAAAACGCACAGCTTTTTGTGCCAATAAGTGAGTAG
- a CDS encoding ABC-type transport auxiliary lipoprotein family protein: MRNLIFLAAAFLFFGCSLKTDVPQATMYEIHYSNKECSAENKQKELKNVFIENVSALDMVDTRKILIVAENNKIRYLTDAKFVSEPSEMIYKSLVKGLYSNCAAKPIFSPNAKDLRLKVSIISLQIRGDKAEVSLAYELFNANTSLKSGMITKEIFCPDPSSSTIFETINKAANLAIDTLISEIIY; this comes from the coding sequence ATGAGAAATTTAATCTTTCTAGCGGCTGCATTTTTATTTTTTGGCTGCTCGCTAAAGACCGACGTACCACAAGCCACGATGTATGAGATACACTACTCAAACAAGGAGTGCTCGGCTGAAAACAAGCAGAAAGAGCTAAAAAATGTCTTCATAGAAAACGTGAGCGCCCTTGATATGGTTGATACTAGAAAAATTTTGATCGTTGCTGAAAACAACAAGATAAGGTATTTGACAGACGCTAAATTTGTCTCTGAACCAAGCGAGATGATCTATAAATCGCTCGTAAAAGGACTATACTCAAACTGCGCTGCAAAGCCGATATTTTCGCCAAATGCAAAGGATCTTAGGCTAAAAGTTAGCATCATCTCACTTCAAATAAGAGGCGATAAGGCCGAAGTTTCGCTAGCTTATGAGCTATTTAATGCAAACACCTCGCTAAAATCAGGCATGATCACAAAAGAAATTTTCTGCCCAGATCCAAGCTCAAGCACCATTTTTGAGACGATAAATAAGGCTGCAAATTTAGCTATCGATACTTTAATCTCTGAAATAATCTACTAA
- a CDS encoding MlaD family protein: protein MENRNSYTIVGMFFIACLTAFAIFIWWMTSKNNTKVDFKEYYIHTSELPSGLKVDSTVKFIGVPAGSVSDINFVDDKNALINITMKIREDLPIKADSVASIEVQAISGVASINISRGTKDFKPGDKPILKLEESLFSKLGNNAENITLKINQTLDKVDGFFSAENISHIESILRNIDKFTQVLTDENGLSEVDSIVKNVKNFTDSLNKTDTKELAKNLNTLIASANSVFKSVNLAVTGYSSLQDIVTKKVKNGEYDLRNTVSPLLREASDFLNGFDKTLREFRGALQRLEDNPYEFFFTNPVPNIDKKDKK, encoded by the coding sequence ATGGAAAATAGAAATTCTTACACCATTGTTGGCATGTTTTTCATAGCCTGCCTTACAGCATTTGCGATATTTATCTGGTGGATGACTAGCAAAAATAACACAAAAGTTGATTTTAAGGAGTATTACATCCACACAAGCGAGCTGCCAAGCGGATTAAAGGTGGATTCTACGGTTAAATTTATCGGCGTGCCAGCAGGAAGCGTCAGTGATATAAATTTTGTCGATGATAAAAACGCTCTTATAAACATCACGATGAAGATAAGAGAGGATCTGCCTATCAAGGCTGATAGCGTGGCAAGCATCGAAGTTCAGGCTATTAGTGGCGTGGCTAGTATCAATATAAGCCGAGGCACAAAGGATTTTAAACCAGGCGATAAGCCTATTTTAAAGCTTGAAGAGAGCCTTTTTTCAAAGCTCGGAAACAACGCAGAAAACATCACTTTAAAGATAAATCAAACCCTTGATAAGGTTGATGGCTTTTTCTCGGCTGAAAATATATCTCACATCGAGTCAATCCTAAGAAATATCGATAAATTTACACAGGTTTTAACCGATGAAAATGGTTTAAGCGAGGTTGATAGCATCGTTAAAAATGTAAAAAATTTCACCGATAGTTTAAACAAAACCGACACAAAAGAGCTTGCTAAAAATTTAAACACACTAATCGCCAGTGCAAATTCAGTCTTTAAATCAGTAAATTTGGCTGTCACTGGATATAGCTCGCTTCAAGATATCGTCACTAAAAAGGTAAAAAACGGCGAGTATGACCTTAGAAACACGGTCTCTCCGCTGCTTAGAGAGGCTAGCGATTTTTTAAATGGATTTGACAAGACGCTTCGTGAGTTTAGGGGTGCGCTTCAAAGGCTTGAGGACAATCCTTACGAGTTCTTCTTCACAAATCCAGTGCCAAATATAGATAAAAAGGACAAAAAATGA
- a CDS encoding ABC transporter ATP-binding protein: MNEIIVGKNITTSYGDKIMHDNVSWSVKEAEIYGFLGGSGTGKTTLMKTMIYLKKPSKGDITFDGVNMWKSSPKEQQEIKLKSGTMFQFGALYSSMTILDNVGVLLHEYSKFNKRQIDEIAMFWIQKVGLKKEVSMLYPSELSGGMKKRAALARALVLSPRVLFLDEPNSGLDPVSSRQMDALIKELRDSIGVTVVMVTHDADSIFDILDRFLIIDNKKIAFEGDIKELEHLENNPLEELFKMRKK; this comes from the coding sequence ATGAACGAGATAATAGTTGGAAAAAATATAACTACAAGTTATGGCGATAAGATAATGCACGATAATGTGAGCTGGAGCGTCAAAGAGGCTGAAATTTACGGCTTTTTAGGTGGCAGTGGCACTGGTAAAACGACGCTTATGAAGACGATGATATATCTAAAAAAGCCAAGCAAGGGCGATATAACGTTTGACGGCGTCAATATGTGGAAAAGTAGCCCCAAAGAGCAGCAAGAGATAAAGCTAAAAAGTGGGACGATGTTTCAGTTTGGAGCGCTTTATAGCTCGATGACGATACTTGATAATGTGGGCGTTTTACTGCATGAGTACTCTAAATTTAACAAGCGTCAGATCGATGAGATAGCGATGTTTTGGATACAAAAAGTTGGGCTTAAAAAAGAAGTTTCTATGCTTTATCCAAGCGAGCTAAGTGGCGGTATGAAAAAGCGTGCTGCGCTTGCAAGAGCCTTGGTGCTAAGTCCTAGGGTGCTATTTTTGGACGAGCCAAATAGTGGTCTTGATCCTGTTAGCTCGCGCCAGATGGACGCGCTCATAAAAGAGCTTCGTGATAGCATCGGCGTAACAGTTGTTATGGTGACTCATGATGCTGATAGTATTTTTGATATTTTGGATAGATTTTTGATAATAGATAACAAAAAAATAGCCTTTGAGGGAGATATAAAAGAGCTTGAGCATCTTGAAAATAACCCGCTTGAAGAGCTATTTAAAATGAGGAAAAAATAG
- a CDS encoding MlaE family ABC transporter permease — translation MQKRNDIVFTEANGTATIKFAGEFSYKDAKNLQSIFKKIQKLNGNVKFDFSELKSIDYAVLILLKNTLNGKKFEIVTSDEKIKAMSELLNDEKIDFRYMPPHNSLNFFSRLGEKICEGFVNLVEFGSFLGEFLIKSVKIFLNPANLRFREFSNYIKDGGVNAVFIVSLTAFLIGVVLAYLGSAMLASFGASIFIVEIMGMLTLREVAPLIAAIVVAGRSASSFTAQIGAMKLTEEIDAMKTMGFEPFNFLVLPRIIAMVLCVPVIIFIADGISILGQMIICQTILDISFSDYLNRFREMVELRHFAVGMIKAPFFGAVIAIIGCMRGFGVSQNAQSLGAMTTVSVVNAIFWVIALDAFFAIIFMWLKI, via the coding sequence TTGCAAAAGAGAAATGACATCGTTTTTACCGAAGCAAACGGCACTGCGACCATAAAATTTGCAGGTGAGTTTAGCTATAAAGACGCAAAAAATTTACAAAGCATTTTTAAAAAAATCCAAAAGCTTAACGGCAATGTTAAATTTGACTTTAGCGAGCTAAAGAGCATTGATTACGCTGTTTTGATCCTTTTAAAAAACACGCTAAATGGCAAGAAATTTGAGATCGTTACAAGTGATGAGAAGATAAAGGCGATGAGCGAACTGCTAAATGACGAGAAGATCGACTTTAGATATATGCCACCGCACAATAGCCTAAATTTTTTCTCACGCTTGGGAGAGAAAATTTGTGAAGGTTTTGTAAATTTAGTTGAGTTTGGCTCGTTTTTGGGTGAGTTTTTGATAAAAAGCGTCAAAATTTTCCTTAATCCTGCAAATTTAAGGTTTAGAGAATTTAGCAACTACATAAAAGATGGTGGCGTAAATGCCGTTTTCATCGTCTCGCTCACCGCTTTTTTGATAGGCGTCGTGCTTGCATATCTTGGTAGTGCGATGCTTGCAAGCTTTGGGGCAAGTATATTTATAGTAGAGATCATGGGCATGCTAACGCTTAGAGAGGTGGCACCGCTCATCGCTGCTATCGTCGTGGCAGGCAGGTCGGCCTCCAGCTTTACTGCACAAATTGGTGCTATGAAGCTAACTGAGGAGATAGACGCGATGAAGACGATGGGCTTTGAGCCCTTTAACTTCTTGGTGCTGCCGCGCATCATCGCCATGGTGCTTTGCGTGCCTGTCATCATCTTTATAGCTGACGGCATAAGCATTTTAGGGCAGATGATCATTTGTCAAACGATACTTGATATCAGCTTTAGCGACTATCTCAATAGATTTCGCGAGATGGTCGAGCTTAGGCACTTTGCTGTTGGCATGATAAAGGCTCCGTTTTTTGGTGCTGTAATAGCGATCATTGGCTGCATGAGGGGGTTTGGTGTTAGCCAAAACGCCCAAAGCCTTGGAGCGATGACAACCGTTAGCGTTGTAAATGCGATATTTTGGGTCATCGCGCTTGATGCATTTTTTGCGATAATTTTTATGTGGCTAAAGATATGA
- the tgt gene encoding tRNA guanosine(34) transglycosylase Tgt, protein MKFEVIKKDGNARRGVLTTAHSVIQTPVFMPVGTVGAVKSLDAFDMSEILDAKIILANTYHMYLRPGSKVVREFGGLHGFSKFDRSFLTDSGGFQAFSLRSNTKNDDGGIKFKSHIDGSTHYFTPRSVLDTQYELGSDIMMILDDLVALPAEPKRIDLSIKRTIKWAKEAIDYHKFMQSKGVGLQQNIFGIVQGGTDYEARKFCAEALTEMPFDGLAIGGLSVGESNEAMYDTVEAVMPFMDELRPRYLMGVGTPEDLVENVERGVDMFDCVMPTRNARNGTLFTSFGKINIKSAKFINDHAPIDPACQCYTCKRYSRGYLNHLFKARELTFFRLASLHNLHYYLNLMKEMREAIEAGEFAKFKRNFYAKRSTYEL, encoded by the coding sequence ATGAAATTTGAAGTTATAAAAAAAGATGGTAACGCAAGGCGCGGCGTCCTAACAACCGCTCACAGCGTGATACAAACGCCAGTTTTCATGCCAGTTGGCACTGTTGGCGCAGTTAAAAGCCTAGACGCCTTTGATATGAGTGAAATTTTAGACGCAAAGATAATTTTAGCAAACACCTACCACATGTATCTGCGCCCTGGTAGCAAGGTCGTGCGTGAGTTTGGCGGACTTCATGGATTTTCTAAATTTGATCGCTCGTTTTTAACTGATAGCGGCGGATTTCAGGCATTTTCGCTTAGGTCAAACACCAAAAACGACGATGGCGGGATAAAATTTAAAAGCCACATCGACGGCAGCACGCACTACTTCACGCCAAGATCCGTCCTTGACACGCAGTATGAGCTTGGCAGCGACATCATGATGATACTTGATGATTTGGTTGCCTTGCCAGCTGAGCCAAAAAGGATAGATCTCAGCATAAAACGAACGATAAAATGGGCAAAAGAGGCGATTGATTATCACAAATTTATGCAAAGCAAGGGCGTTGGCTTGCAGCAAAATATCTTTGGTATCGTTCAAGGCGGCACCGACTATGAGGCACGTAAATTTTGCGCCGAGGCACTAACTGAAATGCCATTTGACGGCCTTGCCATCGGCGGTCTTAGTGTTGGCGAGAGCAACGAGGCGATGTATGACACTGTTGAGGCGGTTATGCCATTTATGGATGAGCTTAGACCTCGCTATCTAATGGGCGTTGGCACGCCTGAAGACTTGGTCGAAAACGTGGAGCGAGGGGTCGATATGTTTGACTGCGTGATGCCAACAAGAAATGCAAGAAACGGCACGCTTTTTACTAGCTTTGGCAAGATAAATATAAAATCAGCCAAATTTATAAACGACCACGCACCGATCGATCCAGCCTGCCAGTGCTACACCTGCAAGCGCTACTCAAGAGGCTATCTAAACCACCTTTTTAAGGCTAGAGAGCTCACGTTTTTTAGACTAGCAAGCCTTCATAACCTACACTACTATCTAAATTTGATGAAAGAGATGAGAGAGGCGATAGAGGCTGGCGAATTTGCTAAATTTAAGCGAAATTTCTACGCAAAAAGGAGCACATATGAGCTATAA
- a CDS encoding CorA family divalent cation transporter, with translation MSYKNALSGYFYGDEFDYITLISLSQKQVFKFLFKDGKIYKEDLEHECDKSTFEAAIKGICNEYANKILEHQDELNEYEKIYASQRNLEKFIKRHHFLKYEIRKFQNSISHFYEALAICQSEQQGLKKELKNSIHEASVFKTIANEYAYRVDDIYLFIQSDKNDKINRNIYLLTLLSVLFLPLNFITGFFGMNTNGMFLNSFKDGTLIVFAFIAMLCVLFFIFYYRSNKDIS, from the coding sequence ATGAGCTATAAAAACGCACTTAGCGGATATTTTTATGGAGATGAGTTTGACTACATAACACTCATCTCATTATCGCAAAAGCAAGTTTTTAAATTTTTATTTAAAGATGGCAAAATTTACAAAGAAGATCTTGAGCATGAATGCGACAAAAGCACATTTGAAGCAGCTATTAAGGGGATTTGTAACGAATATGCAAATAAAATTTTAGAGCATCAAGACGAGCTAAATGAATATGAGAAAATTTATGCTAGTCAGAGAAATCTTGAGAAATTTATAAAAAGGCACCACTTTTTAAAGTATGAGATCAGAAAATTTCAAAATAGCATCTCACACTTTTACGAAGCACTTGCGATCTGTCAAAGCGAACAACAAGGGCTTAAAAAAGAGCTTAAAAATAGCATCCACGAAGCAAGCGTCTTTAAAACCATAGCCAACGAATACGCCTATAGGGTCGATGACATCTACTTATTTATACAAAGTGACAAAAACGACAAGATAAATAGAAATATCTACCTTTTGACGCTGCTTTCGGTGCTATTTTTACCACTAAATTTTATCACTGGCTTTTTTGGCATGAATACAAACGGCATGTTTTTAAACTCATTTAAAGATGGCACGTTGATAGTCTTTGCCTTTATAGCGATGCTTTGCGTGCTATTTTTTATATTTTATTACAGATCAAATAAGGATATTAGTTAA